In Thauera aromatica K172, one DNA window encodes the following:
- a CDS encoding ExeA family protein — protein sequence MNTKLLALYGLKWHPFTTEVHTEAIHVPARLEHFCWRIEQGLIGEGGFAMIHGDPGTGKSVALRLLAERLARIPDVTVGAITHPQSNLADFYREMGDLFGVPLRPHNRWGGFKALREAWFAHLESTRRRPVLLIDEAQEMSPAVLSELRLMASAKFDSQSLLCVVLAGDARLPEKLRREELIPLGSRIRTRLTTEAASREDLLACLQHLVSAAGNASLMSSTLMHTLCDHAVGNYRILTTMAAELLAVAAHRDLPQLDEKLYLDVFAPPETVAPRRAAARR from the coding sequence ATGAACACCAAACTGCTCGCCCTCTACGGGCTCAAGTGGCATCCCTTCACCACCGAGGTGCACACCGAGGCGATCCATGTGCCCGCGCGCCTCGAGCACTTCTGCTGGCGCATCGAGCAGGGCCTGATCGGCGAAGGGGGCTTTGCGATGATCCACGGTGACCCGGGCACCGGCAAAAGCGTGGCGCTGCGCCTGCTGGCCGAGCGCCTGGCCCGTATCCCCGATGTCACCGTCGGCGCGATCACGCACCCGCAGAGCAACCTTGCGGACTTCTATCGCGAGATGGGCGATCTCTTTGGCGTGCCGCTGCGCCCGCACAACCGCTGGGGCGGCTTCAAGGCGCTGCGCGAGGCGTGGTTCGCCCACCTGGAATCGACCCGGCGCCGCCCGGTGCTGCTCATCGACGAGGCCCAGGAGATGAGCCCGGCGGTGCTCTCGGAGTTGCGCCTGATGGCCAGCGCGAAGTTCGACTCGCAGTCGCTCCTGTGCGTGGTGCTCGCGGGCGATGCGCGCCTGCCCGAGAAGCTGCGCCGCGAGGAGCTCATCCCGCTGGGCTCGCGCATCCGCACCCGGCTCACCACCGAAGCGGCCAGTCGCGAGGACTTGCTCGCCTGCCTGCAGCATCTGGTGAGCGCGGCCGGCAACGCCAGCCTGATGAGCTCCACCCTCATGCACACGCTGTGCGATCACGCCGTCGGCAACTACCGCATCCTCACCACGATGGCCGCAGAGCTGCTCGCCGTGGCCGCACACCGCGACCTGCCTCAGCTCGACGAGAAGCTCTACCTCGACGTCTTTGCCCCACCCGAAACCGTCGCCCCGCGCCGGGCAGCGGCACGACGCTGA
- a CDS encoding AMP-binding protein, which yields MSSSLPAPEQRKAPAPSADALLELIDALVRELQPGSRLQAGLDSALDRDLGLDSLARVELLARVERHFAVRLAAETLGTCETPRQLLGAVAQAASAPLPPPAAPGAPLPPPAPAHGEPGAAATLLQVLGWHAGRHPERVHVTFYDRDERTETLTYGELADAAGHTAGALFALGLHAGDRVALMLPSGLDFFRAFFGILSAGMVPVPIYPPARPSQLEDHLHRQAAILRNCEARALITFERVRPLARMLAGLAPALARVATPAELAAAPAVRPLPASAGELALIQYTSGSTGEPKGVMLTHANLLANIRAWGTVAALSPRDVCVSWLPLYHDMGLIGTWMGSLYYACPLVLMSPLDFLAHPERWLWAIHHHRGTVAAAPNFAFELCAKRLAGAALDGLDLSCWRLAANGAEPVNPDTLQRFAATFAPYGLPATTVTPVYGLAECAVGLCVSPPGRGAVIDRVERAALHLGGDAVPTAADGEALRFVCCGPPLPAHEVRIVDGAGHVLPERKVGHLEFRGPSATAGYYRNPAASAALFDDGWLVTGDHAYLADGELYVTGRAKEVIIRAGRNLYPYDLEQAIGALSGVRKGCVAVFGVSTDGGEERLIVIAETVVDDAGARHRLQRQIVAAALAEFDLAPDAVILAPPHTVLKTSSGKIRRAALREAYLRGRLGTPLRPPWLQLLRLQLASTRARLRRHLQATPAVVRAAWMWAMFAALAPLAVAAILLLPRLDQRWTAIHRLARLCQRLCGCPLRVEGLVHLPAAPCILVANHASYIDGLVLVAALPQPVRFVAKAELAGNRVLGPLFARMDTCFVNRVDSRQSVEDIRRLGALASTGAPLLFFAEGTFTAQEGLREFRLGAFQSAIEQALAVVPVALAGTRRVLRDGSWRPQPGALAVTVYPPLAPAGEDWHALLALRDATRTSILAHCGEVDAAAPR from the coding sequence ATGTCGAGTTCTCTTCCCGCCCCTGAACAGCGCAAAGCCCCCGCCCCTTCCGCCGACGCACTGCTCGAACTGATCGATGCACTGGTACGCGAGTTGCAGCCGGGCAGCCGCCTGCAGGCCGGGCTCGACAGCGCGCTCGACCGCGACCTCGGCCTCGACAGCCTCGCCCGCGTCGAGTTGCTCGCCCGCGTCGAACGCCACTTCGCCGTCCGCCTCGCCGCCGAAACCCTGGGCACGTGCGAGACGCCGCGCCAGCTGCTGGGCGCCGTCGCACAGGCGGCGAGCGCCCCCCTGCCACCGCCTGCCGCCCCCGGCGCGCCCCTGCCGCCACCCGCGCCTGCGCACGGCGAGCCCGGCGCCGCCGCCACCTTGTTGCAGGTCCTCGGATGGCACGCCGGGCGCCATCCCGAGCGCGTGCACGTGACCTTCTACGACCGCGACGAGCGCACCGAGACCCTCACCTACGGCGAACTCGCCGACGCTGCCGGACACACCGCGGGCGCCCTGTTCGCGCTCGGCCTGCACGCCGGCGACCGGGTCGCCCTGATGCTGCCTTCGGGGCTGGATTTTTTCCGCGCCTTCTTCGGCATCCTCAGCGCCGGCATGGTGCCGGTGCCGATCTATCCGCCGGCGCGCCCGAGCCAGCTCGAGGACCACCTCCACCGCCAGGCCGCGATCCTGCGCAACTGCGAGGCCCGCGCATTGATCACCTTCGAGCGCGTGCGCCCGCTGGCACGCATGCTCGCCGGCCTCGCGCCGGCCCTCGCCCGCGTGGCGACCCCCGCCGAGCTGGCCGCGGCGCCCGCAGTCCGTCCGCTGCCGGCGAGCGCGGGCGAGCTCGCCCTGATCCAGTACACCTCCGGCTCCACCGGCGAGCCGAAGGGGGTCATGCTGACCCACGCCAACCTGCTCGCCAACATCCGCGCCTGGGGCACGGTCGCCGCCCTGAGCCCCCGCGACGTCTGCGTGAGCTGGCTGCCGCTGTACCACGACATGGGCCTGATCGGCACCTGGATGGGCAGCCTCTACTACGCCTGCCCGCTGGTGCTGATGTCGCCGCTCGATTTCCTCGCCCATCCCGAGCGCTGGCTGTGGGCGATCCACCACCACCGCGGCACGGTGGCCGCGGCCCCGAACTTCGCCTTCGAGCTGTGTGCCAAGCGCCTCGCCGGCGCAGCCCTCGATGGCCTCGACCTGTCGTGCTGGCGGCTTGCCGCCAACGGTGCCGAGCCGGTCAACCCCGATACCCTGCAGCGTTTCGCCGCCACCTTCGCCCCCTACGGCCTGCCGGCCACCACCGTCACTCCGGTGTACGGCCTCGCCGAATGCGCGGTCGGTCTGTGCGTGTCGCCGCCCGGACGGGGCGCCGTCATCGACCGCGTCGAGCGCGCTGCGCTGCATCTCGGCGGTGACGCCGTGCCCACCGCCGCCGACGGCGAGGCCCTGCGCTTCGTCTGCTGCGGACCGCCGCTGCCCGCTCATGAAGTGCGCATCGTCGATGGCGCCGGCCATGTCCTCCCCGAGCGCAAGGTCGGCCACCTGGAGTTCCGCGGCCCGTCGGCGACCGCCGGCTATTACCGCAACCCGGCGGCGAGCGCGGCGCTGTTCGACGACGGCTGGCTCGTCACCGGCGACCACGCCTACCTTGCCGACGGCGAACTCTATGTCACCGGGCGCGCCAAGGAGGTGATCATCCGCGCCGGGCGCAACCTCTATCCCTACGACCTCGAGCAGGCGATCGGCGCGCTGTCCGGAGTGCGCAAGGGCTGTGTCGCGGTGTTCGGGGTCAGCACCGACGGCGGCGAAGAGCGCCTGATCGTCATCGCCGAGACCGTCGTCGACGATGCCGGCGCCCGCCACCGCCTGCAGCGGCAGATCGTCGCCGCGGCGCTGGCCGAATTCGACCTCGCCCCGGACGCGGTGATCCTCGCCCCGCCGCACACGGTGCTGAAAACCTCGAGCGGCAAGATCCGCCGCGCAGCGCTGCGCGAGGCCTACCTCCGCGGCCGTCTCGGCACCCCGCTCCGCCCGCCGTGGCTGCAGCTGCTGCGCCTGCAGCTGGCCAGCACCCGCGCGCGGCTGCGCCGCCACCTGCAGGCCACTCCTGCGGTCGTGCGCGCAGCCTGGATGTGGGCCATGTTCGCGGCGCTGGCGCCGCTCGCGGTGGCGGCGATCCTGCTGCTACCGCGACTCGACCAGCGGTGGACGGCGATCCACCGCCTCGCCCGCCTGTGCCAGCGCCTGTGCGGCTGCCCGCTGCGGGTCGAAGGCCTGGTCCACCTTCCCGCCGCCCCCTGCATCCTCGTCGCCAACCATGCCAGCTACATCGACGGGCTGGTGCTCGTCGCCGCCCTGCCGCAGCCGGTGCGCTTCGTCGCCAAGGCCGAGCTCGCCGGCAACCGCGTACTGGGTCCGCTCTTCGCCCGCATGGATACCTGCTTCGTCAATCGCGTCGACTCCCGCCAGAGCGTGGAAGACATCCGCCGCCTCGGCGCCCTCGCAAGCACCGGCGCACCGCTGCTGTTCTTCGCCGAAGGCACGTTCACCGCGCAGGAAGGGCTGCGCGAGTTCCGCCTCGGCGCCTTCCAGAGCGCTATCGAGCAGGCCCTGGCGGTGGTTCCGGTCGCCCTCGCCGGCACCCGCCGGGTATTGCGCGACGGCAGCTGGCGGCCGCAGCCGGGCGCGCTCGCGGTCACCGTCTACCCGCCGCTGGCGCCGGCGGGCGAGGACTGGCACGCCCTGCTCGCCCTGCGCGATGCCACGCGGACATCGATCCTCGCCCACTGCGGCGAAGTCGACGCCGCGGCACCGCGCTGA
- a CDS encoding DDE-type integrase/transposase/recombinase — protein MNTPTDPPQRDRWARLRFSIIGPLLAAPPAPGEVHDALATLAARTWRHPISALDVRFGLSTIERWYYAARSAADPIAALRDRPRPRGRFASLAPGVIDALVQQYREHPGWTAQLHLDNLRVALNGSGLSVPSYPTVRRYLKARGMFRQAAPKRTSVGAVLARDRLEQREVRSFELDHVSALWHLDFHHGARRVLTRAGTWEKPFLLGIVDDRSRLVCHLQWYLDESAQSLVHGLSQAFMKRGLPRALMTDNGAAMLADETVSGLSRLGVLHQTTLPYSPYQNAKQESFWGRVEGRLMPMLEGEPALTLELLNQATQAWVEHEYHRTLHSEIGATPLARYLAGPNVRRDCPTPTVLADAFRIEVPRRQRRADGTVTLHGRRFEIPSRYHALAVVHLRYARWDLTRVDLVDPHTGAVLCPITPLDKSANAERTRRPRAPTAVDLSPLPPSGMAPLLTQLLADYAATGLPPAYLPAPASPTEQDLA, from the coding sequence TTGAACACACCGACCGATCCCCCGCAACGCGATCGATGGGCGCGGCTGCGCTTCTCGATCATCGGCCCCTTGCTGGCCGCACCGCCCGCGCCGGGCGAGGTGCACGATGCGCTGGCCACGCTTGCCGCCCGCACCTGGCGCCATCCCATCAGCGCATTGGATGTACGCTTCGGGCTGTCGACGATCGAGCGCTGGTACTACGCCGCGCGCAGCGCCGCCGACCCGATCGCGGCGCTGCGCGACCGGCCACGCCCCCGGGGCCGCTTCGCGAGCCTGGCGCCGGGCGTCATCGACGCGCTGGTGCAGCAGTACCGCGAACACCCGGGCTGGACCGCGCAACTGCACCTGGACAATCTGCGCGTCGCGCTCAACGGCAGCGGACTATCCGTGCCGTCCTATCCGACGGTGCGTCGCTACCTCAAGGCCCGGGGGATGTTCCGTCAGGCGGCACCGAAGCGCACGAGCGTGGGCGCCGTGCTTGCCCGTGATCGGCTCGAGCAGCGCGAGGTGCGCAGCTTCGAGCTCGATCACGTGTCGGCGCTGTGGCATCTGGACTTCCACCACGGCGCGCGCCGCGTGCTCACCCGCGCGGGCACCTGGGAGAAGCCCTTCCTGCTGGGCATCGTGGACGACCGCTCACGCCTGGTCTGCCACCTGCAGTGGTACCTGGACGAGAGCGCGCAGAGCCTGGTCCATGGCCTGTCGCAGGCCTTCATGAAGCGCGGGCTGCCGCGCGCGCTGATGACCGACAACGGCGCGGCCATGCTCGCCGACGAGACGGTGTCGGGCTTGAGCCGGCTCGGGGTGCTGCACCAGACGACGCTGCCGTACTCGCCCTACCAGAACGCCAAACAGGAGTCCTTCTGGGGGCGCGTCGAGGGGCGGTTGATGCCCATGCTCGAGGGCGAGCCCGCGCTCACGCTGGAATTGCTCAATCAGGCGACCCAGGCCTGGGTCGAGCATGAGTATCACCGCACGCTGCACAGCGAGATCGGCGCGACACCGCTCGCACGCTATCTGGCCGGTCCCAACGTGCGCCGCGACTGTCCCACTCCCACGGTACTCGCCGACGCGTTCCGCATCGAGGTGCCACGACGCCAGCGGCGCGCCGACGGCACCGTGACCCTGCATGGGCGGCGCTTCGAGATCCCGTCGCGCTACCACGCGCTGGCCGTGGTGCACCTGCGCTATGCGCGCTGGGACCTGACCCGGGTCGATCTGGTCGATCCGCACACCGGCGCCGTGCTGTGCCCGATCACCCCACTCGACAAGTCGGCCAACGCCGAGCGCACGCGCCGGCCCCGCGCACCGACGGCGGTCGATCTGTCGCCGCTGCCGCCCTCGGGCATGGCGCCGCTGCTCACCCAGTTGCTCGCCGACTACGCCGCCACCGGCCTGCCGCCGGCCTATCTGCCTGCCCCCGCTTCCCCCACCGAACAGGATCTCGCATGA
- a CDS encoding DUF3079 domain-containing protein, with protein MAKKFPLHPKHPERICWGCDKYCPADSLGCGNGSGRTMHPAEMLGDDWYLYGDWGLEIPAQEAGKAAGEGGEAGQGADG; from the coding sequence ATGGCCAAGAAATTCCCTTTGCATCCGAAGCATCCCGAGCGCATCTGCTGGGGTTGCGACAAGTACTGCCCGGCGGATTCGCTGGGCTGCGGCAACGGCTCCGGGCGGACGATGCACCCGGCGGAGATGCTCGGCGACGACTGGTACCTGTACGGGGACTGGGGGCTGGAGATTCCCGCGCAGGAAGCGGGCAAGGCGGCGGGGGAAGGCGGCGAGGCCGGGCAAGGGGCGGACGGATGA
- a CDS encoding Eco57I restriction-modification methylase domain-containing protein, producing MSAQLALGLRDVAAFGQVFTPDSVVRAMLALRRNAGRVLEPSCGDGAFLRYLPGAVGLELDADHCPPGAQAMDFFAYPEGERFDTIIGNPPYVRYQDIPPATRALIERGGHGRGLDGRSNLYLFFIEKCVRQLAPGGELIFITPRDFLKATSAVKLNRLLYEAGSITEAIELGDARVFPDALPNCLIWRFEKDCTERTMRYCEIGTGTGADLDAALAAPAWQTRHFLECGGHLMFARGDYPLRLAELAFVKVGAVSGADELYADEVHGNRDFVCSSTVSSGRTRRMIWSEPGEPPPAVLAPHKARLLQRKVTRFDESNWWMWGRLHHRSTAPRVYVNGKTRVAQPFFLHDCTDYDGAVLAVFPRRADIDLAAFCTALNAVDWADLGFVCDGRFLFTQRSLEHAPLPAAFAAFLPAH from the coding sequence GTGAGCGCCCAGCTCGCCCTCGGGCTGCGCGACGTCGCCGCCTTCGGCCAGGTGTTCACCCCCGACAGCGTGGTGCGCGCGATGCTGGCACTGCGCCGCAACGCCGGCCGGGTGCTGGAGCCGTCCTGCGGCGACGGCGCCTTCCTGCGCTACCTGCCGGGCGCGGTCGGGCTCGAACTGGACGCCGACCACTGCCCGCCCGGAGCGCAGGCGATGGATTTCTTCGCCTACCCCGAGGGCGAGCGCTTCGACACCATCATCGGCAACCCGCCCTACGTGCGCTACCAGGACATCCCGCCCGCCACCCGCGCGCTGATCGAACGCGGCGGCCACGGACGCGGTCTCGACGGGCGCTCCAACCTCTACCTGTTCTTCATCGAGAAGTGCGTGCGCCAGCTCGCCCCGGGCGGCGAGCTGATCTTCATCACGCCGCGCGACTTCCTCAAGGCGACCTCGGCGGTGAAGCTCAACCGCCTGCTGTACGAGGCCGGCTCGATCACCGAGGCGATCGAACTCGGCGACGCCCGCGTCTTTCCCGACGCGCTGCCGAACTGCCTGATCTGGCGCTTCGAGAAGGACTGCACCGAGCGCACGATGCGCTACTGCGAGATCGGCACCGGCACCGGCGCCGACCTCGACGCCGCGCTCGCCGCGCCGGCCTGGCAGACGCGCCATTTCCTCGAGTGCGGCGGCCACCTGATGTTCGCCCGCGGCGACTACCCGCTGCGCCTGGCCGAGCTCGCCTTCGTCAAGGTCGGCGCGGTGTCGGGCGCGGACGAGCTGTACGCCGACGAGGTCCATGGCAACCGCGACTTCGTGTGCTCGTCGACGGTCAGCAGCGGGCGCACCCGGCGCATGATCTGGAGCGAGCCGGGCGAGCCGCCGCCGGCCGTGCTGGCGCCGCACAAGGCCCGCCTGCTGCAGCGCAAGGTGACCCGCTTCGACGAATCGAACTGGTGGATGTGGGGGCGGCTGCACCACCGCAGCACGGCGCCCCGGGTCTATGTGAACGGCAAGACGCGGGTCGCGCAGCCGTTTTTCCTCCACGACTGCACCGACTACGACGGCGCCGTGCTGGCGGTGTTTCCGCGCCGCGCCGACATCGATCTGGCGGCGTTCTGCACCGCGCTCAACGCGGTGGACTGGGCCGATCTGGGTTTCGTCTGCGATGGACGCTTCCTGTTTACCCAGCGCAGCCTGGAACACGCGCCGCTGCCGGCGGCCTTCGCCGCCTTCCTGCCGGCACACTGA
- a CDS encoding putative RNA methyltransferase gives MITPFQALACPLDGEPLQRDGAAWRCAAGHSFDIARQGYTNLLPVQHKRSRDPGDSKEMVAARHRFLDPGSGTGTEPCPPGPYQPLAAAVSRALLAGLAPGAAASCLDAGCGEGYYLRQLAAAAGERHPLALLGLDISKWAVMAAAKQDKRANWVVGSNAGLPVQTGTLDRVLCMFGFPVHAEFARVLRPGGELLLVDAGPDHLRELREIIYPALKPERPANPRAPDGFAALPAETVRYRLELAGAAQIADLLAMTPHLYRASAAGRARAAALDALTVTVDVRLARFRRITASTAATSAGTCAEAPTRASESR, from the coding sequence ATGATCACGCCCTTCCAGGCCCTGGCCTGCCCCCTCGACGGCGAGCCCCTGCAGCGCGACGGCGCCGCCTGGCGCTGCGCCGCCGGCCACAGCTTCGACATCGCCCGCCAGGGCTACACCAACCTGCTGCCGGTGCAGCACAAACGTTCCCGCGACCCGGGCGACAGCAAGGAGATGGTCGCCGCCCGCCACCGTTTCCTCGACCCCGGCTCCGGCACCGGCACCGAGCCTTGCCCGCCCGGCCCTTACCAGCCACTCGCGGCTGCGGTCAGCCGCGCGCTGCTCGCCGGCCTCGCCCCCGGCGCCGCCGCCAGCTGCCTCGACGCCGGCTGCGGCGAAGGCTACTACCTGCGCCAGCTCGCCGCCGCGGCCGGGGAGCGCCACCCGCTCGCCCTGCTCGGGCTCGACATCTCGAAGTGGGCGGTGATGGCCGCGGCGAAGCAGGACAAACGGGCGAACTGGGTAGTGGGCAGCAACGCCGGCCTGCCGGTGCAAACGGGCACCCTCGACCGGGTGCTGTGCATGTTCGGCTTTCCGGTCCACGCCGAATTCGCCCGCGTGCTCCGGCCCGGCGGCGAATTGCTGCTGGTCGATGCCGGGCCCGACCATCTGCGCGAGCTGCGCGAAATCATCTACCCCGCGCTGAAGCCGGAACGCCCTGCAAACCCCCGGGCGCCGGACGGCTTTGCCGCGCTGCCGGCGGAGACCGTCCGCTACCGCCTCGAGCTCGCCGGCGCAGCGCAGATCGCCGACCTGCTGGCGATGACGCCGCACCTCTACCGCGCCAGCGCCGCCGGCCGCGCCCGGGCCGCGGCGCTGGACGCGCTGACGGTCACCGTGGACGTGCGCCTGGCGCGCTTCCGCCGGATCACTGCGTCAACCGCCGCTACGTCAGCGGGGACATGCGCCGAGGCGCCGACGCGAGCGAGCGAGAGCCGGTGA
- the cynS gene encoding cyanase, which produces MISSRDEVTRTILSAKVRKGIKWADVAKAIGLSKEWTTAGCLGQMTFTKAQAEIIGNLFGLSDEAVAWLQIAPYKGSLPTAVPTDPLIYRWYEVVNVYGSTIKELIHEEFGDGIMSAIDFSLDIQREADPKGDRVNVVLSGKFLPYKSY; this is translated from the coding sequence ATGATTTCCAGCCGTGACGAAGTAACCAGAACGATCTTGTCGGCCAAGGTCCGCAAGGGCATCAAGTGGGCCGATGTCGCCAAGGCCATCGGCCTGTCCAAGGAATGGACGACTGCCGGCTGCCTGGGGCAAATGACGTTCACCAAGGCCCAGGCCGAAATCATCGGCAACCTCTTCGGCCTCTCCGACGAAGCCGTCGCCTGGCTCCAGATCGCCCCCTACAAAGGCTCACTGCCCACCGCCGTACCGACCGATCCGCTGATCTATCGCTGGTATGAGGTCGTCAACGTGTACGGCAGCACGATCAAGGAGCTGATCCACGAAGAATTCGGCGACGGCATCATGAGCGCAATCGATTTCTCGCTCGACATCCAGCGCGAGGCGGACCCGAAGGGCGATCGCGTCAACGTGGTGCTGTCGGGCAAGTTCCTGCCCTACAAGAGCTACTGA
- a CDS encoding histidine phosphatase family protein, with protein MTAKTGFHRRASGVDRRAAQEVHGIAAGDTTAPEGAIPRSTWRWLRTLPADRAVCVLLRHSVRDELAPGDIGYAHPLNALGEELARRFGAALRGRLRTVHSSPLQRCQETAELLRAAAGAEGTVVEDRFLGDPGAYVVDAALARHNWETLGSAGIMARMAAGGPGLPGTRAPDDGARILLAHMLDTAAEVPGVHVFVTHDILLAITAARLVGPPRGGSRWPRYLEAAFFWRDADGLHAAYRGRRRILQVERM; from the coding sequence GTGACGGCTAAAACCGGATTTCATCGTCGTGCCTCCGGCGTCGACCGGCGCGCCGCGCAAGAGGTGCACGGTATCGCCGCTGGCGACACCACCGCCCCGGAGGGGGCGATTCCCCGCTCCACCTGGCGCTGGCTCCGTACCCTGCCGGCCGACCGTGCGGTGTGCGTGCTGCTGCGCCATTCGGTGCGCGACGAACTTGCGCCCGGCGACATCGGCTACGCCCATCCGCTCAATGCCCTCGGCGAGGAACTCGCCCGCCGCTTCGGCGCGGCCCTGCGCGGGCGCCTGCGCACCGTGCACAGCAGTCCGCTGCAGCGCTGCCAGGAGACCGCCGAATTGCTGCGCGCCGCGGCCGGGGCGGAAGGGACGGTGGTCGAGGACCGCTTCCTCGGCGACCCCGGCGCCTACGTCGTCGATGCCGCGCTCGCCCGCCACAACTGGGAGACCCTGGGCAGCGCCGGGATCATGGCGCGCATGGCCGCAGGCGGCCCCGGCCTGCCCGGCACCCGCGCGCCTGACGACGGCGCCCGCATCCTGCTGGCGCACATGCTCGACACCGCGGCGGAGGTGCCCGGGGTGCACGTCTTCGTCACCCACGACATCCTGCTCGCGATCACCGCCGCCCGCCTCGTCGGTCCCCCGCGCGGGGGGTCGCGCTGGCCGCGTTACCTGGAGGCCGCCTTCTTCTGGCGCGACGCCGACGGGCTCCACGCCGCCTACCGCGGCCGCCGCCGCATCCTGCAGGTCGAGCGGATGTAG
- a CDS encoding transposase, protein MTSPPDLHRRSLRLQGYDYAQAGAYFVTLCTRGRECLFGEIVDGAMRPNDAGSVVSDEWFKTARIREHIRLNADEFVVMPNHVHGILWIVDAGATRRVAPTRPGPRPAGPVSGSVGAIMAQFKSVVTKRINALRGTSGMQVWQRNFHEHIIRDDDTLSRIREYIVNNPLQWALDRENPANAGATRRTQG, encoded by the coding sequence ATGACTTCTCCCCCCGATCTGCACCGCCGCAGCTTGCGCCTGCAAGGCTATGACTACGCGCAGGCCGGCGCGTATTTCGTGACCCTCTGCACGCGGGGTCGGGAATGTCTGTTCGGGGAAATCGTGGATGGGGCGATGCGGCCGAATGACGCGGGTAGCGTGGTCTCCGACGAATGGTTCAAGACCGCGCGAATCCGCGAGCACATCCGATTGAATGCCGATGAATTCGTGGTCATGCCCAACCACGTGCACGGCATCCTCTGGATCGTGGACGCAGGGGCGACCCGGCGGGTCGCCCCTACCCGACCGGGGCCGCGGCCTGCCGGTCCCGTGTCCGGATCGGTCGGCGCGATCATGGCCCAGTTCAAATCGGTCGTCACGAAACGGATCAACGCCCTGCGCGGCACCTCCGGCATGCAAGTCTGGCAGCGCAATTTTCACGAGCACATCATCCGCGACGACGACACCCTGAGCCGCATCCGGGAATACATCGTGAACAACCCCCTGCAATGGGCATTGGATCGGGAGAACCCGGCGAACGCTGGAGCAACCCGCAGGACGCAGGGGTAA